One Campylobacter showae CSUNSWCD genomic window, TTTCAAAGATGTATTGCGCGAGGCTTTTTACGCTGTAAAAAATCTCTTTTAAATTTGCCGTTTTAGAGTCCAGTACTAGGCCGTAGTTTTTTTGTACCGCAAGGCCAAGCTCGAGCGCATCGACGCTATCAAGACCTAGCCCTTCGTTAAAAAGCGGCTCGTTCTCATCGATATCGCTTGGTTTCATATCCTCTAAATTTAAGCTCTTTATGATGAGCTCTTTTATCTCATCTATTAGTTCGTTCATTGTTTAAACTCCTTTGTGTAATTTTCGCTGATAAAAGCGTGCAGCTCTCTAGCCCTGATAGGGTTTGGCCTATGCGCGCAAAATCCGTCCAAATTTAGCCTAAAAAGCTCTTTGAGCTCGTATTTTATCATAACGCTCGGGGTTTTGTACCAAGGCTCGTTTTTTTTGAGGCTGGGCGGATCCATTTTGATAGCTATGGCGACTAGCTGCTTTGCCGCATTTACCGCGATATAGGCGGCTGCTTTGTGAAAGACTATCTCGCCCGCCGTGCGCGTACCCTCGGGAAATATTATCAAACTCTCGCCGCTCTTTAGTGCGTCCGCGCTTTTTTGCAAAAGCTCCTCGTTTGCAGTATTTAAGATATATCCGCATGATTTTATCGCGGGAGCTAAGAA contains:
- a CDS encoding lysophospholipid acyltransferase family protein, with the translated sequence MSPRHWFKIFIVGANFALFGLICALGNLIFVPVALLGLYKFKFIRNFCRDLVRLAWRFFIFSTQISGYQRTKFDLPLGLGSASQIIIANHPSLLDVVFLIAFIRRANCVVKASLAKNIFLAPAIKSCGYILNTANEELLQKSADALKSGESLIIFPEGTRTAGEIVFHKAAAYIAVNAAKQLVAIAIKMDPPSLKKNEPWYKTPSVMIKYELKELFRLNLDGFCAHRPNPIRARELHAFISENYTKEFKQ
- a CDS encoding phosphopantetheine-binding protein; this encodes MNELIDEIKELIIKSLNLEDMKPSDIDENEPLFNEGLGLDSVDALELGLAVQKNYGLVLDSKTANLKEIFYSVKSLAQYIFENRK